Proteins co-encoded in one Setaria viridis chromosome 9, Setaria_viridis_v4.0, whole genome shotgun sequence genomic window:
- the LOC117838292 gene encoding protein ABERRANT POLLEN TRANSMISSION 1 isoform X2 yields the protein MSKLDLKFLPKDHGLSVNNEIGSISLRCTRLQPQHDFGENTTHLRLETDVTEIHLLMDGATSVLEVAKVSTVVSANIPTQPALPVQAEVDVKISGFQCNLIISRIKPLIRINSDKKKPLVLRESPQQEKAPKEKLALALACTLSAPDFTLVLHSLDDVPLYHCLFQSTSVSASKLVDQGTQLHVKLGELKLLVAGKRLQSMNESISGTLLHISHSTLDLEQKDPGKDNGEDHAKSSISVKISEIRMYFCFYYLESLCANAMSYKVFLKSILPPKKRPVHENAPQKSIKKAKGAQLLKINVAQCFIMYDGDMRLEDMAIADPKRVNFGSQGGRVVIINEDNGSPRMAYVNSTSLPDHKNVHFSTSLEICQFCVSLNKAKNSMQVELESFRLTHKEDQLDNKPVEETKLFDVRKAKFVQRSGGQNDVAACSLINVTDIAIRYEPDPCLELLEVATRLKSVLHRIKLQNSVTEVKDDTLSMDIPAKKEDHGQQEKAQRKRESVIAIDLESLKISGELADGVEAMVQVGSIFSENAKIGVLVEGLAVSFCGAWIFKSSRMQLSRIPVSVSDSHPDKKLQSAAVCDWVIQCRDANICLPFRLQLRAIDDAVEDTLRAFKLISAAKTSVLFPEKKSSTTSSSSSKKSKSKSMAFRYVRIIVRDLIAEIEEEPMQGWLDEHISLMKNVFCESTVRLNLLDELASGKSKDSPKAKVDTSTSEKNNDCPEADADVPGAHSIEKLREEIYRKAFQSYYQACQKLPISEGSGACSSGFQSGFKMSTRRASVMSVCAKDVDVSLSKIDGGDEGMISFIKSVDPVCAKNDIPFSRLYGSNFTLKTRSLSVYLRDYAFPLFSGISGKCDGRLVLGQQATCFQPQVRQDVYVGKWWKVNLLRSATGYTPPMKTYCDIPLHFKKGEVSFGVGYEPVFADISYAFTCALRRANLAKRWFFERPEPPRRERSLPWWDDMRNYIHGKFNLSFTETEWHLPASTNPYEKMDQMLITSDYMEICYVDGYVSLSSKYLKAYITSLESLAKKTSLEIPHHPAIPFLETPSFFMDISIQWGCDSGNPMDHFIFALPAEGKPRDKVFDPFRSTSLSLKWSFSLKPSTTEPTEHQRKSDVYTNDSPTVNVGAHDLVWLARWWNLLFLPPHKLRLFSRFPRFGVPRFVRSGNLPLDRVMTEQCIRFDAIFLKINNMPLQPDDPAKGLTLHFTKFRIEIAFSRGKQIFTFDCKREPLDLVYQGIDLHLVKVFLNRIPEPSTSKDSKVENKSTKDRDSPGDKGNKKTSSTEKSRDDGFFLHSDYFTIRKQSPKADAARLSAWQEDGRKKSEMPLIKSEFDGGDESDRDQSGSDDEGFNVVVADSCQRVFVHGLKILWNLENRAAILSWVGGLTQAFQPPKPSPSRQYTQRKILEKKQLIKEAEMPKDGALNSVSASQPSEPQQMKSSESPPSNESSKSDLTSSSETALKPSNNSDAEEEGTRNFMVNIVQPQFNLHSEEANGRFLLAAGSGRVMVRSFHSVVQVGQEMFEKAIGSSNVATGGAGPEMTWSRVELSVMLEHVQAHVAPTDVDPGAGIQWLPKIHRRSSEVKRTGALLERVFMPCQMYLRFTRHKGGTPELKVKPLKELAFNSPDITAGMTSRQFQVMMDVLTNLLFARTPRKPKSNLSYPLDNDDDDIEEASDAVVPDGVEEVELAKIGVEVKERARKLLLDDIRALSTGAESSHDQSPSPKADDSTWIVTGSRLMLVKQLKKGLVNVRNGRKEAYSTLRTAMQKAAQLRLMEKEKNKSPSCAMRISTRINKVVWSMLADGKSFAEAEINDMIFDFDRDYKDIGIAQLTTKLFVLKNGLANAKSDTVLAPWNPPSEWGKNAMLRVNARQGAPTGGNSVIESFLVDIYPLKIYLTEAMYRMMWGYFFPGDEQQPQKRQELFKVSTTAGTRRKKSTSVAETNSPNNQSSKETTFTQKPELRRTSSFDRSWEETVAESVANELVSQIQVQSNAQSESQDAAKDSKLLRPVRSTREDKKIVEPNEVKQTRPQKLMDFRNIKISQVELLLTYEGLPFAVSDVRLLMDTFHREDFTGTWARLFSRVKKHIVWGVLKSVTGMQGKKFKAKSTSQKEPSAALISASDFNLSDSDGDDAGNSDQLPAFLKKPSDGAGDGFATSVKGLFNSQKKKAKAFVLKTMKGEAEHDFHGERSENEIEFSPFARQLTITKTKKLIRRHTKKLNKSKVHKNAAAEQEVLPPRAPAGYNTDSSDSSSAETSPKD from the exons ATGTCCAAACTGGATCTGAAGTTTTTGCCAAAAGATCATGGCCTCTCAGTCAACAATGAAATTGGTAGCATATCTTTGAGATGTACAAGGTTACAACCACAACACGACTTCGGAGAGAACACAACACATCTTCGGTTGGAAACTGATGTAACAGAGATTCAT CTTCTAATGGATGGTGCCACCTCAGTATTAGAGGTTGCAAAAGTTTCAACAGTAGTTTCAGCTAACATTCCCACTCAG CCAGCATTGCCAGTTCAAGCTGAAGTAGATGTCAAGATTAGTGGGTTCCAATGTAACCTCATTATAAGCAGAATTAAGCCACTGATTAGAATTAACTCAGATAAAAAGAAGCCCCTTGTTCTCCGTGAGAGTCCTCAACAAGAGAAGGCACCCAAAGAAAAATTGGCATTGGCTTTGGCATGTACACTGTCAGCTCCTGACTTTACTCTTGTACTTCACAGTCTTGATGATGTACCACTTTACCAT TGTCTTTTTCAATCAACTAGTGTTTCTGCAAGTAAGTTGGTAGACCAAGGAACTCAATTGCATGTCAAGCTTGGTGAATTGAAATTGCTTGTTGCTGGCAAACGCCTACAGTCGATGAATGAAAGTATCTCAGGCACCTTACTGCACATTAGCCACTCAACTCTTGATCTGGAACAAAAGGACCCAGGCAAAGATAATGGTGAAGACCATGCTAAATCCTCTATCTCTGTTAAGATATCTGAAATCAGAATGTACTTCTGTTTTTACTATCTTGAGTCACTTTGTGCCAATGCAATGTCCTACAAAGTGTTTCTGAAAAGCATTTTGCCTCCTAAGAAACGACCTGTCCACGAGAATGCTCCTCAAAAGTCTATCAAGAAAGCTAAAGGAGCACAGCTTCTCAAAATCAATGTTGCACAGTGCTTTATTATGTATGATGGTGATATGAGGCTGGAAGATATGGCTATAGCCGATCCAAAGCGTGTAAATTTTGGTTCTCAGGGTGGTCGTGTTGTAATCATCAATGAAGATAATGGTTCCCCAAGGATGGCCTACGTAAATTCTACTAGCCTTCCGGATCATAAGAATGTTCACTTCTCCACATCTCTGGAGATTTGTCAGTTTTGTGTGTCTTTGAATAAAGCAAAGAACTCCATGCAGGTTGAACTTGAGAGCTTCAGACTGACACATAAAGAGGACCAGCTTGACAATAAACCTGTAGAGGAGACCAAGCTGTTTGATGTGCGTAAAGCAAAGTTTGTCCAGCGTTCTGGTGGGCAGAATGATGTTGCAGCCTGCTCTCTCATCAATGTGACTGACATTGCAATCAGGTATGAGCCTGATCCCTGTCTGGAGCTGCTTGAAGTGGCCACACGACTTAAATCTGTTCTGCATAGGATAAAGCTCCAGAATTCTGTTACTGAGGTGAAAGATGATACACTAAGCATGGATATCCCAGCAAAAAAAGAAGACCATGGCCAGCAAGAAAAGGCACAAAGGAAGCGAGAATCAGTTATTGCCATCGATTTGGAATCGTTGAAAATTTCAGGTGAACTTGCTGATGGGGTTGAAGCAATGGTTCAAGTAGGATCCATATTTTCTGAGAATGCAAAGATAGGTGTTTTGGTCGAGGGACTAGCAGTCAGTTTTTGTGGTGCATGGATATTCAAAAGCAGTCGCATGCAGTTATCTCGTATCCCAGTTTCTGTTTCTGATAGCCATCCCGATAAGAAGTTACAATCTGCAGCTGTGTGCGATTGGGTTATTCAATGCCGTGATGCTAATATTTGCTTGCCATTTAGGTTGCAACTAAGAGCTATTGATGATGCTGTAGAAGACACATTGCGGGCCTTCAAACTTATTTCTGCAGCAAAAACATCTGTTTTATTTCCTGAGAAGAAATCtagcaccaccagcagcagtagcagcaaaaAGAGCAAATCAAAATCAATGGCATTTCGGTATGTGCGGATCATCGTGCGTGACCTGATAGCAGAAATTGAGGAAGAGCCCATGCAAGGATGGCTTGATGAGCATATCAGTTTAATGAAGAATGTATTTTGTGAGTCCACAGTTAGGTTGAATCTACTTGATGAGCTTGCTTCAGGCAAAAGTAAGGATTCCCCCAAGGCAAAAGTGGATACTTCTACTTCTGAAAAAAACAATGATTGCCCTGAAGCTGATGCAGATGTACCTGGCGCACACTCAATTGAAAAACTCAGAGAAGAGATATACAGAAAGGCATTTCAGTCATATTACCAAGCATGTCAGAAATTGCCGATCTCAGAAGGGTCAGGTGCATGTTCAAGTGGCTTCCAGTCAGGATTCAAGATGAGTACTCGCAGAGCATCAGTAATGTCAGTATGTGCAAAAGATGTTGATGTGAGCCTATCAAAGATTGATGGGGGCGATGAAGGAATGATTAGTTTTATTAAATCTGTAGATCCAGTTTGTGCCAAAAATGATATCCCGTTTTCCCGTTTGTATGGTAGCAATTTTACTTTGAAAACTAGATCCTTATCTGTGTATTTGAGAGATTACGCATTTCCACTCTTCTCTGGAATCTCTGGTAAATGTGATGGACGCCTTGTGCTGGGTCAGCAG GCAACCTGTTTTCAGCCGCAGGTTCGACAGGATGTCTATGTTGGCAAATGGTGGAAAGTAAATCTGCTCCGCTCTGCAACTGGCTATACACCACCAATGAAAACGTATTGTGACATACCATTGCATTTTAAAAAAGGGGAAGTGTCATTTGGAGTTGGCTATGAGCCAGTTTTTGCTGATATAAGCTATGCTTTTACTTGTGCACTCCGAAGGGCAAATTTAGCTAAGAGGTGGTTCTTTGAGCGTCCTGAACCCCCTAGAAGAGAGCGCAGCTTACCCTGGTGGGATGATATGAGAAACTATATTCATGGCAAATTTAACTTGAGTTTTACTGAGACAGAATGGCATCTCCCAGCTTCGACAAACCCTTATGAAAAGATGGATCAAATGCTAATCACATCTGATTATATGGAAATATGTTATGTGGATGGTTATGTCAGTCTGTCTTCGAAGTATCTAAAGGCGTACATAACTAGCTTAGAGAGTCTAGCAAAGAAGACAAGTTTAGAAATCCCACATCATCCAGCTATACCTTTCCTTGAAACCCCCTCCTTTTTCATGGATATTTCAATACAGTGGGGATGTGATTCAGGTAACCCTATGGATCATTTTATATTTGCTCTTCCTGCTGAAGGAAAACCGAGGGATAAAGTTTTTGATCCATTCCGCTCGACTTCTCTGTCACTGAAATGGAGTTTTTCACTTAAGCCTTCAACTACCGAACCCACAGAACATCAACGAAAGAGTGATGTGTATACAAATGATTCTCCGACTGTGAATGTGGGGGCTCATGATTTGGTCTGGCTAGCGAGGTGGTGGAACTtgctttttcttcctccccacAAATTAAGATTGTTTTCTAGGTTTCCACGTTTTGGAGTTCCTAGATTTGTACGGTCTGGAAACCTCCCACTTGATAGAGTTATGACCGAACAGTGCATTCGTTTTGATGCCATTTTCTTGAAGATTAACAACATGCCTCTACAGCCAGATGATCCTGCTAAGGGTTTGACACTACACTTCACAAAGTTTAGGATTGAAATAGCTTTCAGCCGTGGGAAGCAGATATTTACATTCGATTGCAAGCGTGAACCTCTTGATCTTGTCTACCAGGGCATAGATCTACACTTGGTGAAAGTATTTCTTAACAGAATACCTGAACCATCAACTTCTAAGGATTCCAAGGTAGAAAATAAGAGTACAAAAGATAGAGATAGTCCTGGTGACAAGGGCAACAAGAAAACTAGTTCAACTGAGAAAAGCCGGGATGATGGATTTTTTCTGCATTCTGATTATTTCACAATACGAAAACAAAGTCCTAAGGCTGATGCTGCTAGATTATCAGCGTGGCAGGAAGATGGCAGGAAAAAATCTGAAATGCCATTAATCAAGTCCGAGTTTGATGGGGGTGATGAAAGTGACCGTGATCAATCAGGTAGTGATGATGAGGGATTCAATGTCGTGGTGGCTGATAGTTGCCAGAGAGTTTTTGTCCATGGACTAAAAATTCTATGGAATTTAGAAAACCGAGCTGCTATCCTCTCCTGGGTTGGTGGTTTAACTCAAGCATTTCAGCCTCCAAAACCCTCTCCTTCTCGGCAATACACCCAAAGAAAGATTCTTGAGAAGAAACAGTTAATCAAAGAAGCTGAGATGCCGAAGGATGGGGCTCTCAACTCTGTGTCAGCATCACAGCCTTCGGAACCTCAACAGATGAAGAGTTCAGAATCACCACCTTCCAATGAGTCCAGCAAGTCAGATCTGACATCAAGTAGTGAAACTG CACTTAAGCCTTCGAATAATAGTGATGCTGAAGAGGAAGGTACAAGGAATTTCATGGTTAATATTGTGCAACCTCAGTTCAATTTGCATTCAGAAGAAGCGAAT GGTAGGTTTCTGCTGGCTGCTGGTAGTGGGCGGGTCATGGTTCGTTCATTTCATTCAGTTGTGCAAGTTGGTCAAGAAATGTTTGAAAAAGCAATTGGTTCCAGCAATGTTGCCACTGGTGGGGCTGGGCCAGAAATGACCTGGTCACGTGTGGAGCTCTCTGTCATGTTGGAGCATGTTCAGGCTCATGTTGCGCCCACCGATGTTGATCCAGGTGCTGGTATTCAGTGGCTGCCAAAAATACACCGTAGATCATCTGAAGTTAAACGAACTGGTGCTTTACTTGAAAGGGTATTTATGCCATGTCAAATGTATCTCCGTTTCACACGGCACAAGGGAGGAACCCCTGAACTAAAG GTTAAGCCACTGAAAGAGCTTGCATTTAACTCACCAGATATAACTGCTGGTATGACATCCCGTCAATTTCAAGTTATGATGGATGTATTGACTAACCTTCTCTTTGCAAGAACTCCAAG AAAACCGAAGAGTAATCTAAGCTATCCCCTGGACAATGATGATGACGACATTGAAGAAGCATCTGATGCAGTTGTACCTGATGGAGTTGAGGAGGTAGAATTAGCAAAGATCGGTGTTGAAGTAAAAGAAAGAGCACGGAAGCTACTGCTTGATGATATCCGAGCCTTGTCTACCGGTGCTGAATCATCTCATGATCAGAGTCCGTCACCAAAGGCTGATGACTCTACATGGATTGTTACTGGTTCAAGGTTAATGCTG GTCAAACAACTGAAGAAAGGGCTTGTCAATGTCCGGAATGGTAGGAAAGAGGCATATTCTACGCTAAGAACTGCTATGCAGAAAGCTGCACAGTTGAGGTtgatggaaaaggaaaagaacaaaAGCCCTTCATGTGCCATGAGAATTTCAACGAGGATAAACAAGGTTGTCTGGAGCATGTTAGCAGATGGAAAATCATTTGCTGAAGCTGAGATAAATGATATG ATTTTTGATTTCGACCGAGACTACAAAGATATTGGCATTGCGCAGTTGACAACCAAGTTGTTTGTCCTCAAAAATGGACTTGCTAATGCAAAATCAGATACTGTTCTGGCACCGTGGAACCCACCTTCTGAATGGGGCAA GAATGCAATGCTTCGGGTTAATGCCCGGCAGGGTGCTCCAACTGGTGGAAATTCAGTTATCGAGAGTTTCCTA GTAGACATCTATCCACTGAAAATTTATTTGACTGAAGCAATGTACAGAATGATGTGGGGATATTTCTTCCCTGGAGACGAACAGCAACCGCAAAAGCGACAG GAGCTTTTCAAGGTCTCCACTACAGCAGGAACAAGACGAAAGAAAAGTACTTCTGTTGCGGAGACAAACAGTCCCAATAACCAGTCATCAAAAGAAACCACATTTACACAGAAGCCTGAACTTCGAAGGACATCTTCATTTGACAGATCATGGGAGGAAACAGTTGCTGAGTCTGTAGCTAATGAACTTGTTTCACAAATCCAGGTTCAGTCAAATGCGCAATCTGAATCTCAAGACGCTGCTAAGGATTCAAAGTTATTACGTCCTGTTCGCTCTACTCGTGAGGATAAGAAAATTGTGGAGCCTAATGAGGTGAAGCAAACCAGACCTCAAAAACTGATGGACTTCCGCAATATAAAGATAAGCCAG GTTGAATTGCTTCTCACATATGAAGGATTGCCGTTTGCTGTTAGTGATGTAAGGCTACTTATGGATACCTTCCATCGTGAAGATTTTACTGGAACATGGGCAAGATTGTTTTCCCGAGTAAAGAAACATATTGTATGGGGAGTATTGAAGTCCGTTACTGGCATGCAG GGCAAAAAGTTTAAAGCTAAATCTACTAGCCAAAAGGAGCCATCTGCTGCCTTAATCAGTGCCAGTGATTTTAATTTAAGTGACAGTGACGGTGATGATGCTGGCAATTCTGATCAACTTCCGGCATTTCTAAAAAAGCCTAGTGATGGAGCTGGTGATGGATTTGCAACGTCTGTTAAGGGTTTGTTTAATTCCCAAAAGAAGAAAGCGAAGGCATTTGTCCTGAAGACGATGAAAGGAGAGGCCGAGCATGATTTCCACGGTGAACGGAGTGAGAATGAAATTGAGTTCTCTCCATTTGCCCGGCAGTTGA